One Hevea brasiliensis isolate MT/VB/25A 57/8 chromosome 5, ASM3005281v1, whole genome shotgun sequence genomic region harbors:
- the LOC110666008 gene encoding uncharacterized protein LOC110666008, with the protein MEVISRRCAVGGAALVDEIESNFRNFVHVEDVKQETRASHVDDAIDAEEELEKLEPYGENSLGNDEPEKTLPLLFSVEPTQPALPLVSAMKGSREKLGASPRKLHVSWAPDVYDPIPNTLSRTVRSKQRKFSKDKDSNNYYKKIGKKGWKVNSKGGKDKKQFRRTNGSFCRVIVQLLIITLTTNALATVLAMLFVSREKPTWVEGVRF; encoded by the exons ATGGAAGTGATCTCCCGTCGATGTGCGGTTGGTGGTGCTGCTCTGGTAGATGAAATTGAAAGCAATTTTCGCAATTTTGTGCATGTAGAAGATGTAAAACAAGAAACACGTGCATCTCATGTAGATGATGCCATTGATGCAGAGGAGGAACTCGAAAAGCTTGAGCCATATGGGGAGAACTCGTTAGGGA ATGATGAACCTGAAAAAACGTTGCCACTGCTTTTCTCTGTGGAACCCACACAGCCTGCATTGCCT CTTGTCTCTGCCATGAAAGGAAGCAGAGAAAAGCTGGGAGCATCCCCAAGGAAGCTGCATGTGAGTTGGGCTCCTGATGTGTATGATCCAATTCCTAATACGTTATCACGCACTGTTAGAAGCAAGCAGAGGAAGTTTAGTAAAGACAAAGATAGCAACAATTACTACAAGAAAATTGGAAAGAAGGGCTGGAAGGTAAACTCAAAAGGTGGTAAGGACAAGAAACAATTCCGCAGAACAAATGGATCTTTCTGCAGGGTTATCGTCCAGCTGTTGATCATTACCCTGACAACTAATGCGCTTGCTACTGTTCTTGCAATGCTCTTTGTTTCACGTGAAAAGCCTACATGGGTAGAGGGTGTGCGGTTTTGA
- the LOC110666009 gene encoding histone H2B, with amino-acid sequence MAPKAEKKPAEKKPVAEKSPASAEKRPKAEKKISKEGGEKKKKKIKKSSETYKIYIFKVLKQVHPDIGISSKAMGIMNSFINDIFEKLAQEASRLARYNKKPTITSREIQTAVRLVLPGELAKHAVSEGTKAVTKFTSS; translated from the coding sequence ATGGCGCCCAAGGCGGAGAAGAAGCCGGCGGAGAAGAAGCCAGTTGCCGAGAAATCTCCAGCCTCGGCTGAGAAGAGACCAAAGGCGGAGAAGAAGATCTCGAAAGAAGgcggagaaaagaagaagaagaagataaagaagAGCAGTGAGACATACAAGATCTATATTTTCAAGGTGTTAAAGCAGGTTCATCCTGATATCGGGATCTCGAGCAAGGCCATGGGGATCATGAATagttttattaatgatattttcgaGAAGCTTGCTCAAGAGGCATCAAGATTGGCCAGATATAACAAGAAGCCGACGATCACGTCCAGGGAGATTCAGACAGCCGTCCGATTGGTGCTTCCCGGAGAACTTGCAAAGCATGCCGTATCTGAGGGGACAAAAGCAGTTACCAAATTTACCAGTTCTTGA
- the LOC110666010 gene encoding soluble inorganic pyrophosphatase 4 isoform X1: MMVGASLCLWVRKFLECFKCKRLFLKTLCIEYKVADMVPPIETPDKTHVSQQSSHPPLNERILSSMTRRSVAAHPWHDLEIGPGAPKIFNCVIEIGKGSKVKYELDKKTGLIKVDRVLYSSVVYPHNYGFIPRTLCEDNDPLDVLIIMQEPVLPGCFLRAKAIGVMPMIDQGEKDDKIIAVCADDPEYRHYNDIKELPPHRLAEIRRFFEDYKKNENKEVAVNDFLPASDAYKAVQHSMNLYADYIVESLRR; the protein is encoded by the exons ATGATGGTGGGAGCTTCGCTATGTTTGTGGGTGAGGAAGTTTTTAGAG TGCTTTAAGTGTAAGAGGCTTTTTTTGAAGACTCTGTGCATAGAATACAAG GTTGCAGATATGGTTCCACCTATTGAGACTCCAGACAAGACTCATGTCTCTCAACAGTCCTCACATCCACCTCTTAATGAGAGGATACTTTCATCAATGACCAGGAGGTCTGTGGCTGCACACCCCTGGCATGATCTAGAGATAG GACCTGGAGCTCCTAAGATATTCAACTGT GTGATTGAAATAGGAAAAGGAAGCAAGGTTAAATATGAACTTGACAAAAAAACTGGACTCATCAAG GTTGACCGTGTTCTTTACTCCTCAGTTGTGTACCCCCACAACTATGGCTTCATCCCTCGTACTCTATGTGAGGACAATGATCCCCTGGATGTCTTGATTATCATGCAG GAACCAGTCCTTCCAGGGTGCTTTCTTAGGGCTAAAGCTATTGGAGTTATGCCAATGATTGATCAG GGTGAAAAAGATGACAAGATAATTGCTGTTTGTGCTGATGATCCTGAGTATCGCCACTACAATGATATCAAGGAACTCCCGCCACATCGCTTGGCTGAGATCCGTCGCTTCTTTGAAGATT AcaagaaaaatgaaaacaaaGAAGTTGCAGTTAATGACTTCCTTCCAGCCTCTGATGCCTATAAAGCAGTCCAGCATTCCAT GAATCTCTATGCTGACTACATAGTGGAGAGCTTGAGGCGGTGA
- the LOC110666010 gene encoding soluble inorganic pyrophosphatase 4 isoform X2 has translation MLECFKCKRLFLKTLCIEYKVADMVPPIETPDKTHVSQQSSHPPLNERILSSMTRRSVAAHPWHDLEIGPGAPKIFNCVIEIGKGSKVKYELDKKTGLIKVDRVLYSSVVYPHNYGFIPRTLCEDNDPLDVLIIMQEPVLPGCFLRAKAIGVMPMIDQGEKDDKIIAVCADDPEYRHYNDIKELPPHRLAEIRRFFEDYKKNENKEVAVNDFLPASDAYKAVQHSMNLYADYIVESLRR, from the exons ATGCTAGAG TGCTTTAAGTGTAAGAGGCTTTTTTTGAAGACTCTGTGCATAGAATACAAG GTTGCAGATATGGTTCCACCTATTGAGACTCCAGACAAGACTCATGTCTCTCAACAGTCCTCACATCCACCTCTTAATGAGAGGATACTTTCATCAATGACCAGGAGGTCTGTGGCTGCACACCCCTGGCATGATCTAGAGATAG GACCTGGAGCTCCTAAGATATTCAACTGT GTGATTGAAATAGGAAAAGGAAGCAAGGTTAAATATGAACTTGACAAAAAAACTGGACTCATCAAG GTTGACCGTGTTCTTTACTCCTCAGTTGTGTACCCCCACAACTATGGCTTCATCCCTCGTACTCTATGTGAGGACAATGATCCCCTGGATGTCTTGATTATCATGCAG GAACCAGTCCTTCCAGGGTGCTTTCTTAGGGCTAAAGCTATTGGAGTTATGCCAATGATTGATCAG GGTGAAAAAGATGACAAGATAATTGCTGTTTGTGCTGATGATCCTGAGTATCGCCACTACAATGATATCAAGGAACTCCCGCCACATCGCTTGGCTGAGATCCGTCGCTTCTTTGAAGATT AcaagaaaaatgaaaacaaaGAAGTTGCAGTTAATGACTTCCTTCCAGCCTCTGATGCCTATAAAGCAGTCCAGCATTCCAT GAATCTCTATGCTGACTACATAGTGGAGAGCTTGAGGCGGTGA
- the LOC110666010 gene encoding soluble inorganic pyrophosphatase 4 isoform X3 — protein MLEVADMVPPIETPDKTHVSQQSSHPPLNERILSSMTRRSVAAHPWHDLEIGPGAPKIFNCVIEIGKGSKVKYELDKKTGLIKVDRVLYSSVVYPHNYGFIPRTLCEDNDPLDVLIIMQEPVLPGCFLRAKAIGVMPMIDQGEKDDKIIAVCADDPEYRHYNDIKELPPHRLAEIRRFFEDYKKNENKEVAVNDFLPASDAYKAVQHSMNLYADYIVESLRR, from the exons ATGCTAGAG GTTGCAGATATGGTTCCACCTATTGAGACTCCAGACAAGACTCATGTCTCTCAACAGTCCTCACATCCACCTCTTAATGAGAGGATACTTTCATCAATGACCAGGAGGTCTGTGGCTGCACACCCCTGGCATGATCTAGAGATAG GACCTGGAGCTCCTAAGATATTCAACTGT GTGATTGAAATAGGAAAAGGAAGCAAGGTTAAATATGAACTTGACAAAAAAACTGGACTCATCAAG GTTGACCGTGTTCTTTACTCCTCAGTTGTGTACCCCCACAACTATGGCTTCATCCCTCGTACTCTATGTGAGGACAATGATCCCCTGGATGTCTTGATTATCATGCAG GAACCAGTCCTTCCAGGGTGCTTTCTTAGGGCTAAAGCTATTGGAGTTATGCCAATGATTGATCAG GGTGAAAAAGATGACAAGATAATTGCTGTTTGTGCTGATGATCCTGAGTATCGCCACTACAATGATATCAAGGAACTCCCGCCACATCGCTTGGCTGAGATCCGTCGCTTCTTTGAAGATT AcaagaaaaatgaaaacaaaGAAGTTGCAGTTAATGACTTCCTTCCAGCCTCTGATGCCTATAAAGCAGTCCAGCATTCCAT GAATCTCTATGCTGACTACATAGTGGAGAGCTTGAGGCGGTGA